In a single window of the Podarcis raffonei isolate rPodRaf1 chromosome 14, rPodRaf1.pri, whole genome shotgun sequence genome:
- the FOXL3 gene encoding forkhead box L3 codes for MFDNTQYPYNCFNYDGDDYPTCSSDEEKRFTRPAYSYIALIAMAIQQSPSNKVTLSGIYDFIMKKFPYYRTNQRAWQNSIRHNLSLNSCFVKVPRTEGNDKGKGNYWSFASGCESMLDLFENGNYRRRRRRKNVKREPRDKRPNGGSDCLQALSPVDSGFPGINSCPGQRVQSQPKALETCELFPNAAASRESLNSSSIGKSDSEIKFSIDYILSSPDPLPVLRSPYHTEDNKYHLLDSQQLVNLQFWTM; via the exons ATGTTTGATAACACCCAGTACCCCTATAATTGCTTTAATTACGATGGGGATGATTACCCAACCTGCAGCTCTGATGAAGAGAAAAGGTTCACCAGACCAGCATACAG CTACATCGCTTTAATTGCAATGGCCATTCAGCAGAGCCCCTCCAACAAAGTGACTCTTTCTGGCATTTACGACTTCATCATGAAGAAATTCCCTTACTACAGGACAAACCAGCGAGCCTGGCAGAACTCCATCCGCCACAACCTCTCCCTCAACAGCTGCTTTGTCAAG GTTCCCCGGACAGAAGGCAATGACAAAGGGAAGGGGAATTACTGGAGCTTTGCATCGGGATGTGAATCTATGTTAGACCTGTTTGAAAACGGGAActacaggagaaggaggaggaggaagaacgtCAAAAGGGAACCCAGAGACAAACGGCCAAATGGCGGGAGCGACTGCTTGCAAGCTCTGTCCCCAGTGGATTCAGGATTCCCCGGAATCAACTCCTGTCCCGGTCAGAGAGTGCAATCCCAGCCCAAAGCTTTGGAGACTTGCGAGCTTTTTCCAAACGCCGCCGCCAGCCGAGAGAGTCTAAACAGCTCCTCCATAGGAAAATCTGACTCCGAAATTAAATTTAGCATTGATTACATTCTCTCCTCCCCAGACCCTCTGCCTGTCCTGAGGTCTCCGTATCACACGGAAGATAATAAATACCACCTCTTGGATTCTCAGCAGCTGGTGAACCTTCAGTTTTGGACAATGTGA